A region of Streptomyces cinnamoneus DNA encodes the following proteins:
- a CDS encoding FAD-dependent oxidoreductase — protein sequence MERTTCCVVGGGPAGMMLGLLLARAGVEVTVLEKHKDFLRDFRGDTVHPSTLRLLDELGLGERFARLPARRLDQVRMHVGDTVLTLSDLRRIPGPHKYIAMVPQWDFLDLLASAAGEEPAFTLRMRTAVTGLRFEDGRVAGVRYTDEDGGPGELAADLTVACDGRDSLVREAAGLRQDLFDVPMDVWNVRVPAQKDDGKDGRVFMRAEGRQFAVTMDRGAYYQTSYLIKKGTDAELRANGIEWFRERIGGLFGWGPEVTDAIRSWDDVKLLEVTMGRLSRWYRPGLLCIGDAAHTMSPTGGVGVNLAVQDAVAAARILAGPLRRGTVRDEDLARVQKRRLMPAALVQKAQRGEHEALLRPALDGVLDHGRLPLPFRLLGRVPLLTTLTGYLGGVGVRPERAPAFARP from the coding sequence ATGGAGCGCACGACCTGCTGTGTGGTCGGGGGTGGGCCCGCGGGCATGATGCTGGGACTGCTGCTGGCCCGGGCCGGCGTCGAAGTGACCGTTCTGGAGAAGCACAAGGACTTCCTGCGCGACTTCCGCGGCGACACCGTGCACCCGTCCACGCTGCGGCTGCTGGACGAACTCGGCCTCGGCGAACGGTTCGCGCGGCTGCCCGCGCGCCGGCTGGACCAGGTGCGGATGCACGTCGGCGACACCGTCCTGACCCTCTCCGACCTTCGGCGCATCCCCGGCCCGCACAAATACATCGCCATGGTTCCGCAGTGGGACTTCCTCGACCTGCTCGCGAGCGCGGCGGGCGAGGAGCCGGCCTTCACCCTGCGGATGCGCACCGCCGTCACGGGCCTGCGCTTCGAGGACGGCCGGGTGGCGGGAGTGCGCTACACGGACGAGGACGGCGGGCCCGGGGAACTGGCGGCGGACCTCACGGTCGCCTGCGACGGCCGGGACTCCCTCGTCCGCGAGGCGGCCGGGCTGCGGCAGGACCTCTTCGACGTGCCCATGGACGTGTGGAACGTCCGCGTCCCGGCGCAGAAGGACGACGGCAAGGACGGCCGGGTCTTCATGCGGGCCGAGGGCCGGCAGTTCGCGGTCACGATGGACCGCGGCGCGTACTACCAGACGTCCTACCTCATCAAGAAGGGCACGGACGCCGAGCTGCGCGCCAACGGGATCGAGTGGTTCCGCGAGCGGATAGGCGGGCTCTTCGGCTGGGGGCCCGAGGTGACGGACGCGATCCGCTCCTGGGACGACGTGAAGCTGCTGGAGGTCACGATGGGCCGGCTCTCGCGGTGGTACCGGCCGGGACTGCTGTGCATCGGGGACGCGGCGCACACCATGTCCCCCACCGGGGGCGTCGGCGTCAACCTCGCGGTGCAGGACGCGGTGGCGGCCGCCCGCATCCTGGCGGGGCCGCTGCGGCGCGGCACCGTCCGGGACGAGGACCTCGCGCGGGTGCAGAAGCGGCGGCTGATGCCGGCGGCCCTGGTGCAGAAGGCGCAACGGGGCGAGCACGAGGCGCTGTTGCGCCCGGCGCTCGACGGCGTCCTCGACCACGGGCGGCTGCCGCTGCCGTTCCGCCTGCTGGGGCGCGTACCGCTGCTCACCACGCTGACGGGCTACCTCGGCGGGGTCGGCGTGCGACCCGAGCGGGCACCCGCCTTCGCGCGACCGTGA
- a CDS encoding helix-turn-helix domain-containing protein — protein MTDAYLGRIGKLIRDARQHRGWTQTQLADALGTSQSAVNRIERGNQNISLDMIARIGEALDSEIVSLGYAGPMHLRVVGGRRLSGSIDVKTSKNACVALLCATLLNAGRTTLRRVARIEEVYRILEVLASIGVRHRWINDGNDLEIVPPAELDLAAMDTEAARRTRSVIMFLGPLLHRMDHFKIPYAGGCDLGTRTVQPHMTALRHFGLEITATDGTYHAQVDRSVAPTRAIVLTERGDTVTENALLAAARHDGVTVIRNASSNYMVQDLCFFLEELGVRVEGVGTTTLTVHGVATIDRDVDYAPSEDPVEAMSLLAAAVVTESELTIRRVPVEFMEIELAVLEEMGLDHERSAEYRADNGRTRLLDLTVRPSKLCAPIDKIHPMPFPGLNIDNVPFFAAIAAFAQGQTLIHDWVYDNRAIYLTDLNRLGADVKLLDPHRVLVEGPTRWRSAEMMCPPALRPAVVVLLAMMAAEGTSVLRNVYVINRGYEDLAERLNSIGAQIETFRDI, from the coding sequence ATGACAGACGCCTACCTCGGCCGCATCGGCAAGCTCATCCGTGACGCACGCCAGCACCGTGGCTGGACCCAGACCCAGCTCGCGGACGCACTGGGAACCAGCCAGAGCGCGGTCAACCGCATCGAGCGGGGAAATCAGAACATCAGCCTTGATATGATCGCCCGTATCGGAGAGGCGCTCGACAGCGAGATCGTCTCTCTCGGGTACGCCGGGCCGATGCATCTGCGGGTCGTCGGCGGCCGTCGGCTCTCCGGCTCCATCGACGTCAAGACCAGCAAGAACGCGTGCGTCGCCCTGCTGTGCGCCACCCTGCTCAACGCGGGCCGCACCACGCTGCGACGGGTCGCGCGGATCGAGGAGGTCTACCGGATCCTGGAGGTGCTCGCCAGCATCGGCGTCCGGCACCGCTGGATCAACGACGGCAACGACCTGGAGATCGTGCCGCCGGCCGAGCTGGACCTCGCCGCCATGGACACCGAGGCCGCCCGCCGGACCCGCAGCGTCATCATGTTCCTCGGCCCGCTGCTGCACCGCATGGACCACTTCAAGATCCCGTACGCCGGCGGCTGCGACCTCGGCACGCGCACCGTGCAGCCCCACATGACGGCCCTGCGGCACTTCGGCCTGGAGATCACCGCCACCGACGGCACGTACCACGCCCAGGTCGACCGTTCGGTCGCACCCACCCGGGCGATCGTGCTGACCGAACGCGGCGACACCGTGACCGAGAACGCCCTGCTCGCCGCGGCCCGCCACGACGGCGTGACCGTCATCCGCAACGCCAGCTCCAACTACATGGTCCAGGACCTGTGCTTCTTCCTGGAGGAACTGGGCGTGCGCGTCGAGGGCGTCGGCACCACGACGCTGACCGTGCACGGCGTGGCCACCATCGACCGCGACGTGGACTACGCGCCCTCGGAGGACCCGGTGGAGGCCATGAGCCTGCTCGCCGCGGCCGTGGTCACCGAGTCCGAGCTGACGATCCGCCGGGTGCCGGTGGAGTTCATGGAGATCGAGCTCGCCGTCCTGGAGGAGATGGGCCTCGACCACGAGCGCAGCGCCGAGTACCGCGCCGACAACGGCCGGACCCGGCTGCTGGACCTGACCGTGCGTCCGTCCAAGCTGTGCGCGCCGATCGACAAGATCCACCCGATGCCGTTCCCGGGCCTCAACATCGACAACGTGCCCTTCTTCGCGGCCATCGCCGCGTTCGCCCAGGGCCAGACCCTCATTCACGACTGGGTCTACGACAACCGCGCCATCTACCTCACGGACCTCAACCGTCTCGGCGCGGACGTCAAGCTGCTCGACCCGCACCGCGTCCTGGTCGAGGGCCCCACGCGCTGGCGCTCGGCCGAGATGATGTGCCCGCCGGCCCTGCGGCCCGCCGTCGTCGTCCTGCTGGCCATGATGGCGGCGGAGGGCACGTCCGTGCTGCGCAACGTCTACGTGATCAACCGTGGTTACGAGGACCTGGCCGAACGGCTCAACTCCATCGGGGCCCAGATCGAGACGTTCCGGGACATCTAG
- a CDS encoding DUF1648 domain-containing protein, which translates to MNVSTSFVKDLRRPLVIALAYLTGFAVFVAAFLAHHDRLPDPMATHFSGGGHADGYTALDSFPYEALALLLAPAALFVALGYAMRTARTRALTALACGLAGTLGCVSTSVVLVNAHASTAAEARLPLGHLGLALAVGAAAAGLGLLLAGRDTPSAAPAPAGAGAPRLDLGDGESATWTRVAGSRPLRVVGAVSGVLGVLLAALVGWGAGLGLLATTVLLLPMSTVRVTVDRHGLTACLPWLPRPRLRIPLARVASAQARHVDPWKDLGGWGYRVVPGRSGLALRSGEAIVVALTTGSEFVVTVDDAATAAALLNALADRHRAHGGSRC; encoded by the coding sequence ATGAACGTATCCACGTCTTTTGTGAAGGACCTGCGCCGGCCTCTGGTGATAGCCCTGGCCTATCTGACCGGCTTTGCTGTGTTTGTCGCCGCTTTCCTTGCACATCATGACCGCCTGCCGGATCCGATGGCCACGCACTTCTCCGGCGGCGGTCACGCCGACGGCTATACGGCGCTGGACTCGTTCCCGTACGAGGCCCTCGCCCTGCTGCTCGCCCCCGCCGCGCTGTTCGTGGCCCTCGGCTACGCCATGAGAACCGCGCGGACGAGAGCCCTGACGGCCCTGGCCTGCGGACTCGCCGGGACCCTGGGATGCGTCAGTACGAGCGTCGTCCTCGTCAACGCCCACGCGTCCACCGCCGCGGAGGCCCGGCTTCCGCTGGGCCACCTGGGGCTCGCCCTGGCCGTCGGCGCCGCGGCGGCCGGCCTGGGCCTGCTGCTCGCGGGCCGTGACACCCCCTCGGCCGCCCCGGCCCCGGCCGGGGCCGGCGCCCCCCGTCTGGACCTCGGCGACGGGGAGAGCGCGACCTGGACGAGGGTCGCCGGATCGCGACCCCTGCGCGTCGTCGGCGCGGTGAGCGGCGTCCTGGGCGTGCTCCTGGCGGCCCTCGTGGGGTGGGGCGCGGGCCTCGGCCTGCTGGCGACGACGGTCCTGTTGCTGCCGATGTCCACCGTCCGCGTCACCGTCGACCGGCACGGCCTGACCGCCTGCCTCCCCTGGCTGCCCCGGCCCCGGCTGCGCATCCCGCTCGCCCGCGTCGCCTCCGCCCAGGCCCGGCACGTCGACCCCTGGAAGGACCTAGGCGGCTGGGGCTACCGCGTCGTACCCGGCCGCAGCGGGCTGGCCCTGCGCTCGGGCGAGGCGATCGTGGTCGCCCTGACCACCGGCAGCGAGTTCGTCGTCACCGTCGACGACGCCGCCACGGCCGCGGCCCTGCTCAACGCCCTCGCCGACCGCCACCGGGCCCACGGGGGCTCCAGATGCTGA
- a CDS encoding GntR family transcriptional regulator produces the protein MLIRLDHASPVPLGDQIAAAVRGAIADASVRTGERLPAARALADSLGVNVHTVLRGYQRLREEGLIELRRGRGAVVSADTTSPGRARLVEGVRDLVADARALGLTDDEVLAMVRVGLGGG, from the coding sequence ATGCTGATCCGTCTCGACCACGCCTCCCCGGTCCCGCTCGGCGACCAGATCGCCGCCGCCGTCCGCGGCGCCATCGCCGACGCCTCCGTCCGCACCGGCGAACGCCTCCCGGCCGCCCGCGCCCTGGCCGATTCCCTGGGCGTCAACGTCCACACCGTCCTGCGGGGCTACCAGCGCCTGCGCGAGGAGGGCCTCATCGAACTGCGCCGCGGCCGCGGCGCGGTGGTGAGCGCCGACACCACGTCCCCGGGCCGCGCCCGCCTCGTCGAGGGCGTCCGCGACCTGGTCGCGGACGCGCGGGCGCTGGGCCTGACGGACGACGAGGTGCTGGCGATGGTGCGGGTGGGACTGGGGGGCGGGTGA
- a CDS encoding Uma2 family endonuclease, with product MSTQPHTYAADDPESALKYAIRHIEGDRVQIVEGVISMMSPSWDHESAANSVRRQIERRVVELDCISGSGDLDLPGTPNWFIPDLAVVPASLAKDAGALVPDQTLLIVEVTSGSNGDTDRIVKRRRYAEYGAPLYLLVDREQRSCTLFSEPGELGYTKSDGPRPFGAPVRLPDPFELELDTSGF from the coding sequence ATGAGTACACAGCCCCACACGTACGCGGCGGACGACCCCGAATCCGCGCTGAAGTACGCGATCAGGCACATCGAGGGAGACCGTGTGCAGATCGTCGAGGGGGTTATCTCCATGATGTCGCCGAGCTGGGATCACGAGTCCGCGGCCAATTCCGTCCGCCGCCAGATCGAACGCAGGGTGGTGGAACTGGACTGCATCTCGGGCTCCGGCGACCTGGACCTTCCAGGAACTCCCAACTGGTTCATTCCCGATCTGGCCGTCGTCCCAGCGAGCCTGGCCAAGGATGCCGGAGCCCTCGTCCCCGACCAGACCCTGCTCATCGTCGAGGTCACCTCCGGCTCCAACGGGGACACCGACCGGATCGTCAAGCGCCGCCGCTACGCCGAGTACGGTGCACCGCTCTATCTCCTCGTCGACCGTGAGCAGCGTTCCTGCACGCTCTTCAGCGAGCCGGGCGAACTCGGTTACACGAAGTCGGACGGCCCTCGCCCCTTCGGCGCACCCGTCCGCCTCCCCGACCCCTTCGAGCTGGAACTCGACACCTCCGGCTTCTGA
- a CDS encoding PP2C family protein-serine/threonine phosphatase, producing MRAPSAGRTAARWGCLRRLGLLPVLLLVGGALLDYNTPPHFSAEAFYTAAPMTAAALLSLRATILAGVGACAADLALLTHFGFIGDSGGQSELATVATVSAFAVVLNRLIYYSDVQLQSARRIALAVQRAVLPEPPASIGSLRIAVRYQSAVKEAQIGGDLYSVQDTPYGMRCVVGDVRGKGMEAVKAVDVALGAFREAAEEEPTLAGTAARLDRAVRREAEQRAGLERTEGFVTAVLAEIPPSGDELRLVNRGHPAPLLLHDGAVRAVEPSVPALPLALADLGADEDRTDTVPLPPGATLLLYTDGLTEARDRAGVFYDPVAGLSGRTFPDPDTLLDALLTEVAHHTGGRITDDMALLAVTRDGGGERA from the coding sequence GTGAGGGCACCGAGCGCGGGACGCACCGCCGCCAGGTGGGGGTGCCTGCGCCGTCTGGGGCTGCTGCCGGTCCTGCTGCTCGTCGGAGGCGCCCTCCTCGACTACAACACCCCGCCTCACTTCAGCGCCGAGGCGTTCTACACGGCCGCGCCGATGACGGCCGCCGCGCTGCTGTCGCTGCGCGCGACGATCCTGGCGGGCGTCGGCGCCTGCGCCGCCGACCTGGCGCTGCTCACCCACTTCGGGTTCATCGGGGACTCGGGCGGGCAGAGCGAGCTGGCGACGGTCGCGACCGTCTCCGCCTTCGCCGTGGTCCTCAACCGCCTCATCTACTACAGCGACGTGCAGTTGCAGTCCGCGCGCCGGATCGCCCTCGCCGTGCAGCGCGCCGTACTGCCCGAGCCGCCGGCCTCGATCGGGTCCCTGCGGATCGCGGTGCGCTACCAGTCGGCCGTGAAGGAGGCGCAGATCGGCGGTGACCTGTACAGCGTCCAGGACACCCCGTACGGGATGCGGTGCGTCGTCGGCGACGTACGCGGCAAGGGCATGGAGGCGGTCAAGGCGGTGGATGTGGCGCTGGGCGCCTTCCGGGAGGCCGCCGAGGAGGAGCCCACGCTCGCCGGGACCGCGGCCAGGCTGGACCGGGCCGTGCGCAGGGAGGCGGAGCAGCGGGCCGGGCTGGAGCGGACCGAGGGGTTCGTCACCGCGGTGCTGGCCGAGATCCCGCCGTCCGGCGACGAGCTGCGGCTGGTCAACCGCGGCCACCCGGCGCCGCTGCTGCTGCACGACGGCGCGGTGCGGGCGGTGGAGCCCTCGGTCCCCGCCCTCCCCCTGGCGCTGGCGGATCTGGGCGCCGACGAGGACCGGACCGACACGGTGCCGCTCCCGCCGGGGGCGACCCTGCTGCTGTACACCGACGGCCTCACAGAGGCGCGCGACCGCGCCGGCGTCTTCTACGACCCCGTGGCCGGACTGTCCGGCCGCACCTTCCCGGACCCGGACACCCTGCTCGACGCCCTCCTCACCGAGGTGGCCCACCACACGGGCGGGCGCATCACGGACGACATGGCTTTGCTGGCGGTCACGAGGGACGGGGGCGGGGAGAGGGCGTAG